In Salinigranum marinum, one DNA window encodes the following:
- a CDS encoding DNA topoisomerase I, with the protein MSSGPELIITEKDNAARRIADILSGETAETERMNGVNVYTWGGTRVVGLSGHVVGVDFPPEYEDWRDVEPVELIDAEVEKRPTQENIVRALRRLARKAGTVVIATDYDREGELIGKEAYELVREVNESVPVNRVRFSSITDREVTEAFANPDDLDFDLAAAGEARQIVDLVWGAALTRFLSLSARQLGEDFISVGRVQGPTLKLIVDREREIDAFDPEDYWELYADLTTAGNGDAETFEAQYFYIDDDGTEAERVWDQTAAETAHMALASSQVAVVEDVSRRTRTDTPPAPFNTTQFIRAAGSVGYSAQRAMSIAEDLYTAGYVTYPRTDNTVYPEDLDPRELLEAFSASTFADDADSLLEQSEIEPTAGDEETTDHPPIHPTGELPSVSDLSDDEWEVYELVVRRFFATVAPPAEWEHLRVVTEAGGESLKANGKRLVEPGYHAVYPYYNSSENIVPNVEVGQELAVSDLELAAKQTQPPRRYGQSRLIETMESMGIGTKATRHDVIQKLYDRGYIEGDPPRPTRLARAVVEASEEFADLIVSEEMTAQLEADMRAIARGEATLDDVTAESREYLRHVFEGLMENREALGDHLQKSMKADKTLGPCPECGDDLLVRKSRHGSYFVGCNGYPDCTYTLPLPSTGRPLILEAECAEHGLHEVKMLAGRKTFVHGCPQCKADAADEEEDLVIGVCPQCGEEHDGELAIKRLRSGSRLVGCTRYPDCDYSLPLPRRGDVEVTDDRCEEHALPELTIRYPDSDREPWELGCPICNYREYQARQNGSELETIEGIGEKTAEKLKMAEITDVESLKQADPDEIAARVDGVGADRVRDWQAKAD; encoded by the coding sequence ATGAGCAGCGGCCCGGAACTGATCATCACGGAGAAAGACAACGCCGCCCGTCGGATCGCGGACATTCTCAGCGGTGAGACCGCCGAGACCGAGCGGATGAACGGCGTCAACGTCTACACCTGGGGTGGGACGCGCGTCGTCGGGCTGTCGGGGCACGTCGTCGGCGTCGACTTCCCCCCCGAGTACGAGGACTGGCGGGACGTCGAGCCCGTCGAACTGATCGACGCCGAGGTGGAAAAGCGCCCCACGCAAGAGAACATCGTTCGGGCGCTCCGACGGCTGGCACGCAAGGCTGGCACGGTCGTGATCGCGACCGACTACGACCGCGAGGGGGAGCTCATCGGGAAAGAGGCGTACGAACTCGTCCGCGAGGTGAACGAGTCGGTCCCGGTCAACCGCGTTCGCTTCTCCTCGATCACGGACCGGGAGGTCACGGAGGCGTTCGCGAACCCGGACGACCTCGACTTCGACCTCGCGGCGGCGGGCGAGGCGCGGCAGATCGTCGACCTCGTGTGGGGCGCGGCGCTGACGCGGTTTCTCTCGCTGTCGGCCAGGCAGCTGGGGGAGGACTTCATCTCCGTCGGCCGGGTGCAGGGACCGACGCTGAAACTGATCGTCGACCGCGAGCGCGAGATCGACGCGTTCGACCCAGAGGACTACTGGGAGCTGTACGCCGACCTCACGACCGCGGGCAACGGCGACGCGGAGACCTTCGAGGCGCAGTACTTCTACATCGACGACGACGGCACCGAGGCCGAACGCGTCTGGGACCAGACCGCCGCGGAGACGGCGCACATGGCGCTGGCGTCCTCGCAGGTGGCCGTCGTCGAGGACGTCAGCCGGCGCACGCGCACGGACACGCCGCCGGCACCGTTCAACACGACGCAGTTCATCCGCGCCGCGGGAAGCGTCGGCTACTCCGCCCAGCGCGCGATGAGCATCGCAGAGGACCTCTATACTGCCGGGTACGTCACCTACCCGCGGACGGACAACACGGTCTACCCCGAAGACCTCGATCCGCGGGAGCTGCTGGAGGCGTTCTCGGCCTCGACGTTCGCCGACGACGCCGACTCGCTGCTCGAACAGTCGGAGATCGAGCCGACCGCCGGCGACGAGGAGACGACGGATCACCCCCCGATCCACCCCACGGGAGAGCTCCCCTCCGTGAGCGACCTCTCCGACGACGAGTGGGAGGTGTACGAACTGGTCGTCCGACGCTTCTTCGCGACGGTCGCGCCGCCGGCGGAGTGGGAGCACCTCCGCGTCGTCACCGAAGCCGGCGGTGAGTCGCTGAAGGCCAACGGCAAACGGCTCGTCGAACCGGGCTACCACGCCGTCTATCCGTACTACAACTCCTCGGAGAACATCGTGCCGAACGTCGAGGTGGGCCAGGAGCTCGCCGTCTCGGACCTCGAACTGGCGGCGAAACAGACCCAGCCCCCACGGCGATACGGCCAGTCGCGGCTCATCGAGACGATGGAGTCGATGGGGATCGGGACCAAAGCCACCAGACACGACGTCATCCAGAAGCTGTACGACCGCGGTTACATCGAGGGCGACCCGCCGCGGCCCACGCGGCTGGCGCGGGCGGTCGTCGAGGCGTCCGAGGAGTTCGCCGACCTGATCGTGAGCGAGGAGATGACCGCCCAACTCGAAGCGGACATGCGTGCGATCGCCCGGGGCGAGGCGACGCTCGACGACGTCACCGCCGAGTCTCGCGAGTACCTCCGGCACGTGTTCGAGGGGCTGATGGAGAACCGCGAGGCGCTGGGGGACCACCTCCAGAAGTCGATGAAGGCGGACAAGACGCTCGGGCCCTGCCCGGAGTGTGGCGACGACCTCCTCGTCCGAAAGTCCCGCCACGGCTCGTACTTCGTCGGCTGTAACGGCTACCCCGACTGCACGTACACGCTCCCGCTCCCCTCGACGGGGCGGCCGCTCATCCTCGAAGCGGAGTGTGCGGAGCACGGCCTCCACGAGGTGAAGATGCTCGCCGGGCGGAAGACGTTCGTCCACGGCTGTCCACAGTGCAAGGCCGACGCGGCCGACGAGGAAGAAGACCTCGTCATCGGGGTCTGCCCGCAGTGCGGCGAGGAGCACGACGGCGAGTTGGCGATCAAACGCCTCCGGTCGGGGTCGCGGCTCGTCGGGTGTACGCGCTATCCCGACTGCGACTACTCGCTGCCGCTGCCCCGCCGCGGCGACGTCGAGGTGACGGACGACCGTTGCGAGGAGCACGCGTTGCCCGAACTCACCATCCGGTACCCCGACAGCGACCGTGAGCCGTGGGAACTCGGCTGTCCGATCTGCAACTACCGGGAGTACCAGGCGCGACAGAACGGCTCCGAACTGGAGACCATCGAGGGGATCGGCGAGAAGACCGCCGAGAAGCTGAAGATGGCCGAGATCACCGACGTCGAGTCGTTGAAGCAGGCCGACCCCGACGAGATCGCCGCCCGGGTCGACGGCGTGGGTGCCGACCGGGTGCGCGACTGGCAGGCGAAGGCGGACTGA
- a CDS encoding PKD domain-containing protein: MATPTPTAPETPTPTSPVTEAREGKRETPDPLAGVEKPHPKLTSSVIRLTERAGGGTGDGFSTQAQSAGGDGPFVTVRIETVPGRTAGVMNAVAAQGGSVQTRVGDVVLARIPTGALYALSDAPGVTVIRTPIRTRTSGHVLTEGIETMDVSALHEQGINGSGIDVAVVDHSFNASNPEIADQVVETRNFTGASFAEDPSAHGTAVAEIVAEVAPEANLHLYQAVTTTEIEAAAAHVNATDEIDVVVMSLGVDVGPFDGSSTFDDWIGQSVDDGQNWFVSAGNSGQTHYGGEWTDPDGDGYHNFSATDSNLSVSPSQSTVAFTVNWDDWGAGGTGGSDQDYDVAVVDDTGTPVETSVTRQDGEAGDYPVEQITVTGAELDTELHLVINRTSAAGDASFDVFVTGATVVDGHQTPPGSLTRPATEEKVDTVGAVYWDDASLRAYSSRGPTDSSVRKPEFVAPDGTSSTVYGAAGGESAGFTGTSAAAPHAGGVAALLLEADGTLTPPEVTTNLTATADPVQGDEPNNRTGYGLINATAAVDAVLAPDDSGDATAPSVSGAGAFDLTDGDGEVAGGDSVKLNVTVTDDTGVHTVEADAAAFGAGTVVLQDEDADTVYNGTFTVGSEGALASDGTQSITFVANDSADNRNTTTASLVINTSGADVTAPTLSGPGAFDLTDGDGEVAGGDSVKLNVTATDDVDVSAVDADATAFGAGTVTLADDDGDDVYNGTFTVGSGGTLASDGTQSITFTATDTSSNTDTATASLVVNTSGGGGDTTPPTVSNFGVQMNQTQPLAVQVLFDTDEEATDVEVEVNDSSGTTVTTLTESELPGFSFGGGYSYFHEFTLPDTGEYTVTLTKAADAAGNDGASGETVTVRRVVESYHVEHVGGTAPEMANLTQNVYLSQGAGGLLQVQLRDAADSGESVQNRTELSDIGFASDTRVRINVTVDGYAPRLLLGTGRNGSYTVTDNGDGTRNLTVDIEPASMQLISSRLSGGGGPWPTGSADTADEAYTSSVDLAVDEMTHVGTPNDYNGTMILTDAQELGTPTATTTGSGDPTLRLFVAGPHNTTQGTLNTGFYETFLPNALLSSWGVTDSSQLQVTAIGSEASPTRTELSTGIELDVPIHYSSGNVDVSGSPSDSTPPSITNAVLADADGNGFVADGDSIRVAADVSDPNLGSVTVDASAFGGGTATLSDGDSDGTYDATITVDDATAGADGDHTLTVTATDSASNTNTATTGPVTLDTTAPTADAGADRTVDVDAAVAFDASASSDANSLASYAWAFGDGTAGSGSAPSHTYTAAGDYTVTLTVTDAAGNTATDTVVVTVEAAAVSSGGGGGGGGGGGGGGGGGGGGGGAGGGAALAPAPTTPASTPSTDDTTPTVVTAGDAAATVERTDGGVAVTVTGASATDRVDVSLPPADVSARLADDRLSVEWMSTTFARDTTFSAEVSSSVDPPADGTPAVDRAVGYVTVETGDDFAESDVSEVTFGFAVSAARLSDRRLAPEDVVLSRYHDGEWTALETRVVGTDGETVRFEAVSPGLSTFVIGSRGSPADSTDGETERGSSDGSDAAAGEESAAATEAPTDSTATPETSEPGLSVDDEAGPATTSTEGPGFGAVAALVALSGAVLVLRRRG, translated from the coding sequence ATGGCGACCCCGACACCCACGGCCCCCGAGACGCCCACGCCGACGTCGCCCGTGACGGAGGCCCGCGAGGGGAAACGCGAAACGCCCGATCCGCTGGCCGGGGTGGAGAAACCCCACCCGAAGCTCACTTCGTCCGTGATCCGGCTGACCGAGCGCGCCGGCGGCGGCACCGGTGACGGTTTCTCGACCCAGGCACAGTCGGCGGGCGGCGACGGCCCGTTCGTCACGGTCCGTATCGAAACCGTCCCCGGTCGGACGGCGGGCGTGATGAACGCCGTCGCGGCCCAGGGCGGAAGCGTCCAGACCCGCGTGGGCGACGTCGTGCTCGCGCGGATCCCGACCGGCGCGCTGTACGCGCTCTCCGACGCCCCCGGCGTGACCGTCATCCGGACGCCGATCCGGACGCGCACGTCCGGACACGTCCTCACGGAAGGGATCGAGACGATGGACGTCTCGGCGCTCCACGAACAGGGGATCAACGGGTCGGGGATCGACGTCGCGGTCGTCGACCACTCGTTCAACGCGTCGAACCCCGAGATCGCGGACCAGGTCGTCGAGACGCGAAACTTCACGGGAGCGTCGTTCGCGGAGGACCCGAGCGCCCACGGGACGGCCGTCGCCGAGATCGTCGCGGAGGTCGCACCGGAGGCGAACCTGCACCTGTACCAGGCGGTCACGACGACCGAGATCGAAGCCGCCGCCGCCCACGTCAACGCCACCGACGAGATCGACGTGGTCGTGATGTCGCTCGGCGTCGACGTCGGCCCCTTCGACGGGAGTTCGACGTTCGACGACTGGATCGGCCAGTCGGTCGACGACGGACAGAACTGGTTCGTCTCCGCCGGCAACTCGGGACAGACCCACTACGGGGGGGAGTGGACCGACCCCGACGGCGACGGCTACCACAACTTCTCGGCGACGGACTCGAACCTGAGCGTCAGCCCCTCCCAGTCGACCGTCGCGTTCACCGTCAACTGGGACGACTGGGGCGCGGGCGGCACCGGCGGCTCCGATCAGGACTACGACGTGGCCGTCGTCGACGACACCGGCACCCCCGTCGAGACCTCCGTCACGCGACAGGACGGCGAGGCGGGCGACTACCCCGTCGAGCAGATCACGGTGACCGGTGCCGAGCTGGACACCGAACTCCACCTGGTCATCAACCGGACGTCGGCCGCGGGCGACGCGTCGTTCGACGTCTTCGTCACCGGCGCGACCGTCGTCGACGGGCACCAGACGCCCCCGGGGAGTCTGACCCGGCCGGCGACCGAGGAGAAAGTCGACACGGTCGGCGCGGTGTACTGGGACGACGCAAGCCTGCGGGCGTACTCCTCGCGGGGGCCGACCGACAGCAGCGTCCGAAAGCCCGAGTTCGTCGCCCCCGACGGCACGTCGTCGACCGTCTACGGCGCGGCAGGCGGCGAGTCGGCCGGCTTCACAGGCACCTCCGCGGCCGCCCCTCACGCGGGCGGCGTCGCGGCGCTTCTGCTCGAAGCCGACGGCACGCTCACGCCGCCCGAGGTGACGACGAACCTCACGGCGACAGCGGACCCCGTTCAGGGGGACGAACCGAACAACCGGACCGGCTACGGCCTGATCAACGCGACCGCGGCGGTCGACGCGGTGCTCGCTCCCGACGACAGCGGCGACGCCACCGCGCCGTCGGTCTCGGGCGCGGGCGCGTTCGACCTCACCGACGGTGATGGGGAGGTCGCCGGCGGCGACAGCGTGAAGCTCAACGTCACGGTCACCGACGATACGGGTGTCCACACGGTCGAGGCGGACGCAGCCGCGTTCGGCGCGGGAACCGTGGTGCTCCAGGACGAAGACGCCGACACCGTCTACAACGGGACGTTCACCGTCGGGAGCGAGGGGGCGCTGGCGTCGGACGGCACGCAGTCGATCACGTTCGTCGCCAACGACTCGGCGGACAACCGGAACACGACGACTGCGAGCCTGGTGATCAACACCTCGGGTGCCGACGTGACGGCACCCACGCTCTCGGGTCCGGGCGCGTTCGACCTCACCGACGGTGACGGGGAGGTCGCCGGCGGCGACAGCGTGAAGCTCAACGTCACCGCGACCGACGACGTCGACGTCAGTGCGGTCGACGCCGACGCGACGGCGTTCGGCGCGGGGACCGTCACGCTCGCGGACGATGACGGGGACGACGTCTACAACGGGACGTTCACCGTCGGGAGCGGGGGGACGCTGGCGTCGGACGGCACGCAGTCGATCACGTTCACCGCGACGGACACGTCGTCGAACACCGACACGGCGACGGCGAGCCTCGTGGTCAACACCTCCGGGGGCGGCGGTGACACTACCCCGCCGACCGTCTCGAACTTCGGCGTCCAGATGAACCAGACGCAGCCGCTCGCCGTCCAGGTGCTGTTCGACACCGACGAGGAAGCCACCGACGTCGAGGTCGAGGTGAACGACAGCTCCGGAACGACGGTCACGACGCTCACGGAGTCCGAGTTGCCCGGCTTCAGCTTCGGCGGGGGGTACAGTTACTTCCACGAGTTCACGCTCCCCGACACCGGCGAGTACACGGTGACGCTCACGAAGGCCGCCGACGCGGCCGGCAACGACGGGGCCTCGGGCGAGACCGTCACCGTCCGGCGCGTCGTCGAGAGCTACCACGTCGAACACGTCGGCGGCACCGCACCGGAGATGGCGAACCTCACGCAGAACGTCTACCTGTCGCAGGGCGCTGGCGGCCTGCTCCAGGTACAACTCCGCGACGCCGCCGACTCGGGTGAGTCGGTCCAGAACCGGACCGAACTCTCCGACATTGGCTTCGCGAGCGACACGCGAGTGCGGATCAACGTGACCGTCGACGGCTACGCGCCGCGGCTCCTCCTCGGCACGGGCCGCAACGGGAGCTACACGGTCACCGACAACGGCGACGGCACGCGGAACCTCACCGTCGATATCGAGCCCGCCTCGATGCAGCTCATCTCCTCACGGCTCTCCGGCGGTGGTGGCCCGTGGCCGACCGGCTCGGCGGACACCGCCGACGAGGCCTACACGTCGAGCGTCGACCTCGCGGTCGACGAGATGACGCACGTGGGAACGCCGAACGACTACAACGGGACGATGATCCTGACGGACGCACAGGAACTCGGCACGCCGACGGCGACCACGACGGGGTCGGGCGACCCGACGCTGCGGCTGTTCGTCGCGGGGCCACACAACACCACGCAGGGGACGCTCAACACGGGCTTCTACGAGACGTTCCTGCCGAACGCCCTCCTGAGTTCGTGGGGCGTCACCGACTCCTCGCAACTGCAGGTCACCGCTATCGGGAGCGAGGCCTCGCCGACGAGGACCGAACTCAGTACGGGGATCGAACTCGACGTGCCGATCCACTACTCGTCGGGCAACGTGGACGTCTCGGGCTCTCCGTCCGACTCGACCCCGCCGTCGATCACGAACGCGGTCCTCGCCGACGCGGACGGGAACGGCTTCGTCGCCGACGGTGACTCCATACGGGTCGCGGCCGACGTCAGCGACCCGAATCTCGGGTCGGTGACCGTCGACGCCAGCGCGTTCGGCGGCGGGACGGCCACGCTCTCGGACGGCGACAGCGACGGGACGTACGACGCGACGATCACCGTCGACGACGCGACCGCGGGCGCTGACGGCGACCACACGCTGACGGTCACCGCGACCGACTCGGCGAGCAACACGAACACCGCGACCACGGGGCCGGTGACGCTCGACACGACCGCCCCGACCGCCGACGCCGGCGCGGATCGGACGGTCGACGTGGACGCGGCGGTCGCGTTCGACGCGTCGGCGTCGAGCGACGCGAACAGCCTGGCGAGCTACGCCTGGGCGTTCGGTGACGGCACCGCCGGCTCGGGGAGCGCACCGAGCCACACCTACACCGCGGCCGGCGACTACACCGTCACGTTGACCGTGACGGACGCCGCGGGCAACACGGCGACCGACACCGTCGTCGTCACGGTCGAGGCCGCCGCTGTCTCGTCGGGCGGCGGTGGTGGCGGTGGTGGCGGTGGTGGCGGTGGCGGCGGTGGCGGCGGTGGTGGCGGTGGCGCCGGTGGTGGCGCCGCACTCGCACCTGCGCCGACGACGCCGGCATCCACGCCGTCGACGGACGACACGACGCCCACGGTGGTGACCGCCGGTGACGCGGCGGCGACCGTCGAGCGAACGGACGGCGGCGTCGCCGTCACGGTCACCGGCGCGAGCGCGACCGACCGGGTCGACGTCTCGCTCCCACCCGCGGACGTCTCCGCGCGCCTGGCGGACGACAGGCTGTCGGTCGAGTGGATGTCGACGACGTTCGCGCGTGACACGACGTTCAGCGCGGAGGTGTCGAGTTCGGTCGATCCGCCCGCCGACGGCACGCCAGCGGTCGACCGCGCCGTCGGCTACGTCACCGTCGAGACGGGCGACGACTTCGCGGAGTCGGACGTCTCGGAAGTGACGTTCGGCTTCGCCGTTAGCGCCGCCCGTCTGTCCGATCGGCGCCTCGCTCCGGAGGACGTCGTCCTCTCCCGCTACCACGACGGCGAGTGGACGGCCCTGGAGACGCGCGTTGTCGGCACCGACGGCGAGACGGTGCGGTTCGAGGCGGTTTCGCCCGGGCTGTCGACGTTCGTCATCGGCAGTCGCGGTTCGCCCGCCGACTCGACGGACGGCGAGACTGAACGGGGCAGCTCCGACGGGTCGGACGCCGCCGCCGGCGAGGAGTCGGCCGCGGCGACCGAGGCGCCCACTGACAGCACCGCGACACCCGAGACGAGCGAGCCCGGTCTCAGCGTCGACGACGAGGCCGGACCCGCAACGACGTCGACCGAGGGACCGGGCTTCGGCGCGGTCGCCGCGCTCGTCGCACTCTCGGGGGCCGTGCTCGTGCTTCGGCGTCGCGGCTGA
- the gatB gene encoding Asp-tRNA(Asn)/Glu-tRNA(Gln) amidotransferase subunit GatB, with amino-acid sequence MTAQALEQRELAVVIGLEVHVQLETDTKIFCGCSTDSVEGEEPNTRTCPVCLGLPGALPVLNEAAVESAVKVGKALSAEVVAETTFHRKNYYYPDLPKNFQITQYDAPICADGHLEVTVEGDSRQIGVERAHLEEDPGSLRHVRDGTRPVETRTVSVDRADYTLIDYNRAGTPLMEIVTRPDFRSPQETRAFLAKLEEVLEYLGVFDASRDGSLRVDANISMVPADDVADDGSIPTETLEAANRTEVKNISSHKGAEKALAYEVTRQKNAIERGRSVEQETRHWDESRGITVSMRSKEEEKDYRYFREADLPALRVAGWREEISIPELPDARRDRFQSEYGLDAESASKLTSTKQVADFYEDLAHAFDPDLVATWVADTLLGELNYRDMRLTDVADRFDEIERLVELVARDEITAKNARETVLRTMLDEGETPDEVVEAEDLGKTADDEVATFVAAAIEEHPDAVADYERGEDGALNFLVGQVMQKSRGSADPGTVNQLLRERLDG; translated from the coding sequence ATGACTGCCCAGGCGCTCGAACAGCGCGAACTCGCCGTCGTCATCGGGCTCGAAGTCCACGTCCAGCTCGAGACCGACACGAAGATTTTCTGCGGCTGTTCGACCGACTCTGTCGAAGGAGAGGAGCCGAACACGCGGACCTGCCCGGTCTGTCTCGGCCTGCCCGGGGCGCTCCCGGTGTTGAACGAGGCCGCCGTCGAATCGGCAGTAAAGGTCGGGAAGGCGCTCTCGGCCGAGGTCGTCGCCGAAACCACGTTCCACCGGAAGAACTACTACTACCCCGACCTGCCGAAGAACTTCCAGATCACGCAGTACGACGCGCCGATCTGCGCCGACGGCCACCTCGAAGTCACCGTCGAGGGCGACAGCAGGCAGATCGGCGTTGAGCGCGCTCACCTCGAAGAGGACCCCGGGAGCCTCCGCCACGTGCGGGACGGAACCCGGCCGGTCGAGACCCGGACCGTGAGCGTCGACCGCGCGGACTACACCCTCATCGACTACAACAGGGCCGGAACGCCGCTGATGGAGATCGTCACTAGACCCGACTTCCGCTCCCCGCAGGAGACCCGGGCGTTCCTCGCCAAACTGGAGGAGGTGCTCGAATACCTGGGCGTGTTCGACGCGAGTCGCGACGGCTCCCTGCGGGTGGACGCGAACATCTCGATGGTTCCCGCCGACGACGTGGCCGACGACGGGTCGATCCCGACGGAGACCCTCGAAGCCGCCAACCGGACCGAGGTGAAGAACATCTCCTCACACAAGGGCGCGGAGAAGGCGCTCGCGTACGAGGTCACCAGGCAGAAGAACGCCATCGAACGCGGCCGAAGCGTCGAACAGGAGACGCGCCACTGGGACGAATCACGGGGTATCACGGTGTCGATGCGCTCGAAGGAAGAGGAGAAGGACTACCGCTACTTCCGCGAGGCCGACCTGCCCGCGCTGCGCGTGGCGGGGTGGCGCGAGGAGATCTCGATCCCGGAACTCCCCGACGCCCGCCGCGACCGCTTCCAGTCCGAGTACGGTCTCGACGCGGAGTCGGCGTCGAAACTGACCTCGACCAAGCAGGTCGCCGACTTCTACGAGGATCTCGCCCACGCGTTCGACCCCGACCTCGTGGCGACGTGGGTCGCCGACACCCTGCTCGGGGAGTTGAACTACCGCGACATGCGGCTCACCGACGTCGCGGACCGGTTCGACGAGATCGAACGGCTCGTCGAACTCGTCGCACGCGACGAGATCACGGCGAAGAACGCCCGCGAGACGGTCCTGCGGACGATGCTCGACGAGGGGGAGACGCCCGACGAGGTCGTCGAGGCCGAGGACCTTGGCAAAACCGCCGACGACGAGGTGGCGACGTTCGTCGCGGCGGCCATCGAGGAACATCCCGACGCGGTCGCGGACTACGAACGCGGCGAGGACGGTGCGCTCAACTTCCTCGTCGGCCAGGTCATGCAGAAGTCACGTGGGAGCGCCGACCCCGGCACCGTGAACCAACTGCTGCGCGAGCGACTGGACGGGTAG
- a CDS encoding DUF7518 family protein has protein sequence MSNRVDELETKVSELQAAVNGLTEELVETKERVRQLENTVEVDDPAVRAKATRKSEPEPEPEPESESTAATESGAEATADPDGEAADESEQRFVDAEEHEQELQAEAREKLDEEAKSTDEKEEETESEPDGNDIIVA, from the coding sequence ATGAGCAATCGGGTGGACGAACTCGAAACGAAAGTGTCGGAACTCCAGGCGGCAGTCAACGGTCTCACCGAAGAACTCGTCGAGACCAAAGAGCGCGTTCGCCAACTCGAAAACACCGTGGAGGTCGACGACCCGGCGGTTCGGGCGAAGGCGACGAGGAAGTCGGAGCCTGAACCCGAACCCGAACCGGAGTCCGAGTCCACGGCGGCCACGGAGTCGGGGGCGGAGGCGACTGCCGACCCCGACGGGGAGGCCGCCGACGAGTCGGAACAGCGGTTCGTCGACGCCGAGGAACACGAGCAGGAACTGCAGGCCGAGGCGCGGGAGAAGCTGGACGAAGAGGCTAAGTCCACGGACGAAAAGGAGGAGGAAACGGAGTCCGAGCCCGACGGCAACGATATCATCGTCGCGTAA